Genomic segment of Candidatus Abawacabacteria bacterium:
TTCACAGCAGTAAGTGCTGTAATCACAACGGTAGGTGCTGCTATAGGAGCGTCAAGTATTTGGGCGGGTTTGAGTACAATTTCTGTTATGCTAGGGGGTCTGTCTGGAATAGCTGCAATAATAAGCGGGCCTGTAGTGATCGGTATCGGTGCAATTATAGCTGTTTTAGGGGTGTTAGTCTACAAATATTGGCCAGCAATAGCATCATTTTTCAGAGGTTTTGGGGAAGGATTTATGGAAGCGATAGCACCCGCACTACCAGGATTACAAACATTGGGTAGTTTTTTGACCTCAATTATAAAAATGACTGGAATATTGATTGGTAAAATTTTCGGACTTGGCGCTCAAACAAACGACGGGTCAACAGAGATGAGATCTTTCGGCAAGGCAGTAGGTGGCGTCGTCGGTTTTGTTGTCAATCTAGTCGCTAAGATAGTGGAATTATATAATGCAATATTTCAAGTGAAAGAAGCAGTTGATGCAGCAAGCGCAGCTTTTAAAGCATGGGATCAGGAAGGCGCTGCAAAAGAAAGAGCGAGCAAAAGCGATGCTGCAACATTAGCAATACTAAAGAAAAAAGGCTACACCGCTATTCATGATAAAGAAGGTAGCATTGTTGGATCTAAAAAAAATAAAACCTCAAAAATACCAGGCCACGCCAGAGGTATTAAGAATTCTCCTGGTGGATTTGCACTTGTAGGCGAAAGTGGCCCAGAGCTTGTAAATTTACCCAAAGGCTCTGATGTTATACCGAATAGACAATCTCAGCAACTTATGAGTGGTTCTGGAGGAGTATTGTTAAACTACAATCCTACAATAAATTTGTCCGGCAACTCTCAAATTACTGAACAGCAGATTATGAATTTATTGTATAAGCATTCTAATCAATTCTTAAGGCTATTACAAAAAACTCAACAAAGACAGGCGAGGTTAGTTTACTAATGTTTGCAAAGCTTGGCGAAATAATATTTAAATTAATGACCGGCCCTGAAAGTCTTTCAATAGATAAAACTTATAATTATGCTGAACACGCTGTCATCGAAGGCAAGCCAAAACTTCAATACACCGGTGAAAGTCTTGAAGCAATTACCTTTTCTATTAACCTTCATTCAATCTTTTGCAACCCAGATACAGAGTTTGAATACCTTAAAACTGAAGCTGAAAAATATGAACCTCTGTCATTTGTTTTTGCTAACGGTAAAAATCTCGGCAAATTTGTTATCGAAAGCGTTAAAAAAGGACTTGATAAAACTGATGGAGAAGGTAATACCATCTCTATTAATGCTGAAATAAGCTTAAAGGAATGGGTAGAAACTGAAGAAATTAAATTCGCCAGGGAAAAAACGATAAAAATTAGTAAGGCTAAAAAAAGAGCTAAAACAAGCAGCGCTAAAAAGAAAGGACGCTCAAAATCATCAAAGCAAAAATTTACACCAACAGTTAATGTTGTTAATGGCCCTAAAGGTCCATTATTAAAACAAATTACCCGTCAGCCGGAGTGACCTCCGGTGGACTACAAAAGGGACTTTGTCCCTTACGCTCTTCGAGCTATCCCTAGATGAGGAAAATTATGAGTACTAATGCTGAATTTTTTGAATACACAACAAAGCAAGGCGACCGCTGGGATAACCTCTCCTGGGAGTTTTATGGTGATGCTAAAAAATATGAGCCCATTGTAGTTGCTAATCCTGATGTGCCCATTGTGCCAATATTAACCGCAGGAATTACTCTTAGAATACCTATCATTGATGAACTGACTCAATCTGATATTATTGCATCGGAGGATCTACCACCGTGGCTGCGTCCGGCATGATTGCCGGTGAACCACATAAGGGGCAAGCCCCTTACGCCACACTAAATGACGTTGTGGCTATCCCCAAAATAGAAGGAAAATATGAGTTTAAAAGTTAGAAAACCTGTATGGATTTTAGAATACGATCATAAAGATATTACAACCGAGATATCCCCTTTTGTTAA
This window contains:
- a CDS encoding phage tail protein: MFAKLGEIIFKLMTGPESLSIDKTYNYAEHAVIEGKPKLQYTGESLEAITFSINLHSIFCNPDTEFEYLKTEAEKYEPLSFVFANGKNLGKFVIESVKKGLDKTDGEGNTISINAEISLKEWVETEEIKFAREKTIKISKAKKRAKTSSAKKKGRSKSSKQKFTPTVNVVNGPKGPLLKQITRQPE
- a CDS encoding tail protein X is translated as MSTNAEFFEYTTKQGDRWDNLSWEFYGDAKKYEPIVVANPDVPIVPILTAGITLRIPIIDELTQSDIIASEDLPPWLRPA